In Apostichopus japonicus isolate 1M-3 chromosome 5, ASM3797524v1, whole genome shotgun sequence, a single window of DNA contains:
- the LOC139967741 gene encoding uncharacterized protein, whose translation MDGPLRDNKALARKYRGVPKRYEDTKPVQTQAFTHSSILEIGQNIHVKWENKTDEERSIAIEAAEEAVWKQATHVKEIALEKCRKLAEEELDKRMKEKDLECEKALKEQTIKIETDMKQIALQQVRQERERAQGVLEQTKAELIEEKNSEREEAVAVARKEEIQKALEETERVAGLTSAKSAETAKEAEADKATALKELTAELDRVKVDAILNTQMEERRAAAVELGKIQQNHKQEIAKLKEEIKAGEARHQDALDEIEREKQEKEGWIEKYNKLKTSYQLFINETVGFKKGQAEFLL comes from the exons ATGGATGGCCCTTTAAGAGACAATAAAGCCTTGGCCCGAAAATATAGAGGGGTTCCTAAAAGATATGAAGATACAAAACCTGTGCAGACTCAAGCATTCACCCATTCAAGTATACTAG aAATTGGCCAGAATATCCATGTGAAATGGGAGAACAAAACAGATGAGGAAAGAAGCATTGCGATTGAAGCTGCTGAAGAGGCTGTGTGGAAACAAGCTACTCATGTGAAAGAAATCGCTCTAGAGAAATGTCGTAAACTGGCAGAGGAAGAGTTGGATAAAAGGATGAAGGAGAAGGACTTGGAATGTGAAAAGGCCCTCAAG GAGCAAACCATCAAGATTGAAACGGACATGAAGCAGATCGCTTTGCAGCAAGTGAGGCAGGAACGTGAACGTGCCCAGGGAGTATTGGAACAAACAAAAGCTGAGTTGATAGAGGAGAAGAACAGTGAAAGGGAGGAAGCTGTTGCTGTAGCTAGGAAAGAAGAAATACAAAAAGCATTGGAAGAAACAGAGAGAGTTGCTGG GTTAACGTCGGCTAAATCAGCCGAGACAGCGAAGGAAGCTGAAGCAGACAAAGCCACAGCCCTGAAAGAATTGACTGCCGAACTAGACCGAGTGAAAGTGGACGCAATATTGAATACACAGATGGAAGAAAGACGTGCAGCAGCCGTGGAGCTTGGCAAGATTCAACAGAATCACAAACAAGAAATAGCTAAGTTAAAGGAAGAGATTAAAGCAGGGGAGGCTAGACACCAAGATGCTTTGGATGAAATTGAACGGGAGAAACAGGAAAAAGAAGGCTGGattgaaaaatacaataaactCAAGACATCCtatcaattatttattaatgaaacaGTTGGCTTTAAAAAGGGGCAAGCAGAGTTTCTGCTATAA
- the LOC139967742 gene encoding exosome complex component CSL4-like — protein MAETICIPGERLGSVDHYKAGEGTYVRHGFIFSNLAGYKRTTPVDDGEIPELTVVSRKQSSVIPEVRSVVTVKILAVNTKFCSCAILGVEGKSLRETFRGMIRREDIRATEKDKVEVYKSFRPGDIVLARVLSLGDARSYLLTTAENELGVVLAQSEAGVNLVPISWCEMICPKTHVKELRKVAKVQPDYIQTT, from the exons ATGGCGGAGACCATATGCATACCAG GTGAACGTTTGGGCAGTGTTGATCATTACAAAGCTGGTGAGGGCACATATGTTCGTCATGGGTTTATCTTCTCAAATCTAGCAGGTTACAAGAGGACTACCCCAGTAGATGATGGGGAG ATTCCAGAATTGACAGTTGTGTCCAGAAAACAGAGTTCTGTCATTCCAGAAGTTAGGTCTGTGGTCACTGTTAAG ATTCTTGCAGTCAACACCAAGTTTTGTTCTTGTGCTATACTGGGCGTTGAGGGAAAGTCTTTGAGAGAAACATTCCGTGGGATGATACGAAGAGAGGACATCAGAGCAACAGAAAAAGACAAAGTGGAAGTTTATAAGTCATTTCGACCTGGAGACATTGTACTTGCAAGAGTT CTTTCTCTTGGCGATGCCCGCTCTTACCTTTTGACAACTGCAGAGAATGAACTAGGAGTTGTGCTTGCCCAAAGTGAGGCAG GAGTAAATCTTGTCCCTATCAGTTGGTGCGAGATGATTTGTCCAAAGACTCACGTCAAAGAATTACGAAAAGTGGCAAAGGTTCAACCAGACTACATACAAACAACGTGA
- the LOC139967740 gene encoding uncharacterized protein — protein sequence MKSFQVKSSFYGFVLTVLIMSMSRAADAEGEQGFASQCFQGSLILDQSNKIKLAESWANVQVTPCTGKGRTTTMEPTTMEPTTMEPTTMEPTTMQLTTMELTTTELTTIELASTTNTSTTSTNKPLTSTDMMTTSTTEPPAKADNTTETGRKRRAAAVSPEMEDKFYCQVFYYPNDDSPKLKIDSASTLDFSCTQEPDSDCLDGSAVNKTIDGKTGKLYCCKNDNCNSPSLVTSDPSNGVEVETLSKCDHYSSEGFLPVFCLYESHLCVNYTRNGTTSYYCGNKQTEGHCIKDNWYAETCSAPDAMGGTICCHLPEDPPKNPTTALTTAGPTAGPTAGPTAGPTAAGHSQVVTVLIFVSVAFVVGATIGCVLLVVVQKKCKKRPAFDDMMDFSYSRFQSAESGADDLEL from the exons ATGAAATCTTTTCAAGTGAAATCATCTTTCTACGGCTTCGTGCTGACTGTTCTAATAATGTCGATGTCGAGAGCTGCAGATGCGGAAGGCGAACAAGG ATTTGCATCACAGTGCTTCCAAGGTTCATTGATACTTGATCAAAGCAATAAGATAAAACTTGCTGAAAGTTGGGCCAACGTTCAAGTGACACCATGTACAGGTAAGGGAAGAACCACTACAATGGAACCTACAACAATGGAACCTACGACAATGGAACCTACGACAATGGAACCTACAACAATGCAACTTACAACAATGGAACTTACAACAACGGAACTAACAACAATAGAACTTGCATCTACCACTAACACATCTACCACTTCAACTAATAAACCATTGACATCGACTGACATGATGACAACTAGCACAACCGAACCACCAGCCAAAGCAGACAATACAACGGAGACAGGTAGAAAAAGAAGGGCTGCTGCTGTTTCTCCAGAAATGGAAGATAAATTCTATTGTCAAGTCTTTTACTACCCTAACGATGACTCTCCAAAACTGAAAATAGATTCAGCTTCTACTCTAGACTTTTCTTGCACCCAAGAACCCGATTCAGACTGTCTGGATGGTAGTGCAGTAAATAAAACG ATTGATGGCAAGACTGGAAAACTCTATTGCTGTAAGAATGACAACTGCAATTCCCCTTCCCTGGTAACCAGTGATCCATCTAACGGTGTTGAAGTAGAAACTCTGTCAAAGTGTGACCATTACAGTTCAGAAG GATTCTTACCAGTCTTTTGTCTCTATGAATCTCATCTATGTGTCAACTATACAAGAAATGGGACAACATCCTATTACTgtggaaacaaacaaacagaaggTCATTGCATAAAGGACAACTGGTATGCTGAGACCTGTTCAGCACCTGATGCCATG GGGGGTACCATTTGCTGTCATTTACCTGAAGATCCTCCTAAGAATCCTACTACT GCCCTCACCACAGCAGGTCCTACAGCAGGTCCTACAGCAGGTCCTACAGCAGGTCCTACAGCTGCCGGACATAGCCAAGTGGTCACGGTCCTGATTTTTGTGTCTGTGGCCTTCGTAGTCGGCGCCACCATCGGATGTGTGCTGCTTGTAGTGGTACAGAAGAAATGCAAGAAAAGGCCCGCTTTTGATGACATGATGGACTTCAGTTACAGTCGATTCCAGTCAGCAGAGAGTGGTGCAGACGATCTGGAATTGTGA